One genomic region from Enterobacter hormaechei ATCC 49162 encodes:
- the sppA gene encoding signal peptide peptidase SppA: MRTLWRIFAGFFKWTWRLLNFVRNLVMNIFFIFLVLVCAGIWMHISNANQSQHSTRGALLLDITGVIVDKPSTSNRLGVIGRQLFGATSDRLQENSLFDIVETIRQAKDDRNITGIVLDLKDFAGADQPSMQYIGKALREFRDSGKPVIAVGDSYTQGQYYLASFANKIWLSPQGAVDLHGFATNGLYYKSLLDKLKVTTHVFRVGTYKSAVEPFIRDDMSPAAREADSRWIGELWQNYLGTIAANRQITAEQVFPGARGVLDGLRKVDGDTAKYALDNKLVDQLGSSAEIEKALTKQFGWSKEDKNYSAISMYDYAAKKPDDSGDSIAVVFANGAIMDGEETPGNVGGDTTASQIRDARLDPKVKAIVLRVNSPGGSVSASEVIRAELAAARAAGKPVVVSMGGMAASGGYWISTPANYIVANPSTLTGSIGIFGVINTVENSLDYLGVHTDGVSTSPLADVSVTKSLPPEVSEMMQLSIESGYKRFITLVADSRKKTPDQIDQIAQGHVWTGQDAKSNGLVDSLGDFDDAVKKAAELAKLKQWHVDYYQDEPTFFDMVMDSMSGSVRAMLPDALQAYLPAPVATAAKAMKAESDKLAAFNDPQSRYAFCLTCANVR, from the coding sequence ATGCGAACCCTTTGGCGAATCTTTGCCGGTTTCTTTAAATGGACGTGGCGACTGCTCAACTTCGTCCGCAACCTGGTGATGAATATCTTCTTCATCTTCCTGGTACTGGTATGCGCAGGTATCTGGATGCATATCAGCAACGCAAACCAGTCGCAGCATTCGACGCGCGGCGCACTGTTACTCGATATCACCGGGGTGATTGTTGATAAGCCGTCTACCAGCAACCGTCTGGGCGTGATTGGCCGCCAGCTGTTTGGCGCAACGTCAGACCGACTCCAGGAAAACTCCCTGTTTGATATCGTCGAGACCATCCGTCAGGCCAAAGACGATCGTAACATTACCGGTATCGTGCTGGATCTGAAAGACTTTGCCGGGGCCGATCAGCCGTCAATGCAGTACATCGGTAAAGCGCTGCGCGAATTCCGCGACAGCGGTAAGCCGGTGATTGCCGTTGGCGACAGCTACACCCAGGGGCAATATTATCTGGCGAGCTTTGCCAATAAAATCTGGCTTTCGCCGCAGGGCGCGGTCGATCTGCATGGCTTCGCCACTAACGGTCTGTACTACAAATCGCTGCTCGACAAGCTGAAGGTCACCACGCACGTCTTCCGCGTCGGGACCTATAAATCCGCCGTGGAGCCGTTTATCCGCGATGATATGTCCCCTGCCGCCCGTGAAGCGGACAGCCGCTGGATTGGCGAGCTGTGGCAGAACTACCTCGGCACCATTGCCGCTAACCGTCAGATTACCGCGGAGCAGGTATTCCCGGGCGCGCGCGGCGTGCTGGACGGCCTGCGCAAGGTGGACGGCGATACGGCGAAATACGCGCTTGATAACAAACTGGTCGATCAGCTGGGTTCCAGCGCTGAAATTGAAAAAGCGCTGACCAAACAGTTCGGCTGGAGTAAAGAGGACAAAAACTACAGCGCTATCAGCATGTATGACTACGCCGCGAAAAAGCCGGACGACAGCGGTGACAGCATCGCCGTGGTGTTTGCTAACGGCGCCATTATGGACGGCGAGGAGACCCCGGGGAACGTCGGCGGGGACACCACCGCATCGCAGATCCGCGATGCGCGCCTCGATCCGAAAGTGAAAGCGATTGTCCTGCGGGTGAACAGCCCTGGCGGCAGCGTTAGCGCCTCTGAAGTGATCCGTGCTGAACTGGCCGCCGCACGCGCCGCGGGCAAGCCGGTCGTGGTCTCGATGGGCGGCATGGCGGCTTCCGGGGGTTACTGGATCTCAACGCCAGCCAACTACATTGTGGCTAACCCAAGCACGCTCACCGGTTCGATTGGCATCTTCGGGGTGATCAACACCGTCGAGAACAGCCTGGATTATCTCGGCGTCCACACCGACGGCGTTTCCACCTCGCCGCTGGCGGATGTGTCTGTCACCAAATCCCTGCCGCCTGAGGTGTCAGAGATGATGCAGCTCAGCATTGAGAGTGGCTATAAACGTTTCATCACGCTGGTTGCGGACTCCCGTAAAAAGACGCCCGATCAGATTGACCAGATCGCTCAGGGCCACGTCTGGACCGGTCAGGATGCGAAGAGCAACGGTCTGGTGGACAGCCTGGGTGACTTCGATGACGCCGTGAAGAAAGCGGCCGAACTGGCGAAGCTCAAGCAGTGGCACGTGGACTATTATCAGGACGAACCGACGTTCTTCGATATGGTCATGGACAGCATGTCCGGCTCCGTCCGCGCCATGCTGCCGGACGCGCTTCAGGCTTATCTGCCGGCGCCGGTGGCGACTGCGGCAAAAGCCATGAAGGCGGAGAGCGATAAGCTCGCAGCGTTTAATGATCCACAAAGCCGTTACGCGTTTTGCCTGACCTGTGCGAACGTGCGTTAA
- the ansA gene encoding asparaginase: protein MQKKSIYVAYTGGTIGMQRSENGYIPVSGHLQRQLALMPEFHRPEMPDFTIHEYEPLMDSSDMTPEDWQHIADDIKAHYDQYDGFVILHGTDTMAFTASALSFMLENLSKPVIVTGSQIPLAELRSDGQINLLNSLYVAANYPINEVSLFFNNRLYRGNRTTKAHADGFDAFASPNLQPLLEAGIHIRRLGTPPAPNTAGELIVHPITPQPIGVVTIYPGISADVVRNFLRQPVKALILRSYGVGNAPQNGEFLKELQEASDRGIVVVNLTQCMSGKVNMGGYATGNALAHAGVISGFDMTVEATLTKLHYLLSQDLDIDSIRRAMMQNLRGELTPDE from the coding sequence ATGCAGAAGAAATCAATTTATGTCGCCTATACCGGCGGTACCATCGGTATGCAGCGCTCAGAAAATGGCTATATCCCGGTTTCCGGTCACTTGCAGCGCCAGCTGGCGCTGATGCCTGAATTCCACCGTCCGGAAATGCCGGACTTCACCATCCACGAGTATGAGCCGCTGATGGACTCCTCCGACATGACGCCGGAAGACTGGCAGCATATTGCGGACGATATTAAAGCCCATTACGACCAGTACGACGGCTTCGTGATCCTGCACGGCACCGACACCATGGCGTTCACCGCCTCGGCGCTCTCCTTCATGCTGGAGAACCTGAGCAAGCCCGTGATTGTGACCGGCTCGCAGATCCCGCTGGCGGAACTGCGTTCAGACGGGCAGATCAACCTGCTTAACTCCCTGTACGTGGCTGCCAATTATCCGATCAACGAAGTGTCGCTGTTCTTCAACAACCGGCTGTATCGCGGGAACCGTACCACAAAAGCACACGCCGACGGCTTTGACGCGTTTGCCTCACCTAACCTGCAACCGCTGCTGGAAGCGGGGATCCATATCCGTCGTCTGGGCACGCCGCCCGCGCCAAATACCGCAGGCGAGCTGATTGTTCACCCGATCACCCCGCAGCCGATTGGCGTGGTGACGATTTATCCGGGCATTTCCGCCGACGTGGTGCGCAACTTCCTGCGCCAGCCGGTGAAAGCGCTGATCCTGCGCTCCTATGGGGTGGGTAATGCCCCGCAGAACGGTGAGTTCCTGAAAGAACTTCAGGAGGCGAGCGATCGCGGGATTGTGGTGGTCAACCTCACCCAGTGTATGTCCGGTAAGGTCAACATGGGCGGCTACGCCACCGGTAATGCCCTGGCGCACGCAGGCGTGATCAGTGGTTTCGATATGACCGTTGAGGCAACGCTGACTAAACTTCACTATTTACTGAGTCAGGATCTGGATATTGATTCCATTCGCCGCGCCATGATGCAAAACCTGCGCGGTGAACTGACGCCGGACGAATAA